The sequence below is a genomic window from bacterium.
GTCCGCGTCAGCCACGCCCTCCATCAGACAATACACCGCTTCATTGATCATCGGCATCAGAACGCGATTCGCGACGAAGCCCGGATAATCGTTAACCGTGATCGGAGTCTTGCCCAGAGCTTTGGCCAGTTCGATGACCGCGGCGTGAGTCTCGTCGGACGTGCCGAGACCGCGAATCACTTCCACCAGTGCCATCATCGGCACCGGATTCATAAAGTGCATCCCGATCACCTTGTCGGGACGGCCCGTGGCCGAGGCGATGCGGGTGATGGAAATCGTCGAGGTGTTCGAGGCGATGATCACGCCGGGCTTGGCGATCTTGTCGAGCTCGGCCAGCAGCTTCAGTTTCGTATCGAGATCCTCAATGACGGCTTCGATCACCAGGTCCGACTGGGCGGCGTCGGAGAGCGCCAGCGAGCCGTGGATTCGACCAAGCGTCGCTTTCTTGACTTCTTCGGTTAGCTTGCCCTTCTCGACCTGGCGGCCGAGGTTCTTCTCGATGGCCGTTAAAGCTTTCTTCAGGAACGCATCGGCCACTTCAATCAGATGAACGGTAAGACCATTTTGCGCACAAACGTGGGCGATGCCGTTGCCCATGGTTCCGCCGCCGATGACGGCAACCGTTTTAATCTCCATGTTCTTCCTCGCGGTTGATCTTCCGCCAGATGGAACCGGCGGAGCGATTCTTTTCAAAGGCCGTACCGAAGGCGGCTGCTTCGGGGCGCAGGCCGCATCCGATCGGTGGTTCGATAGCATGGGTAGTCAGGAACAAACCGGTATCATTCTGGGCGTATTCGAGCCAGACGTTGTCGAATGCCGCCGGTTTTCCGAAGGGATCGGTGTGAATCGCCGCCGCTGAATTCACGCGCAACAACCCGCCGTCCGTTCCCGCCCAGTAAGCGTGGCGATCCGACGCTACCGCCAAATCCACCCGGTGTTTCAGGAGCAGGTAGTACAGTCGTTGCTTGCGGGCGCGATCCGACTCGGGCGAGCCGCCGCGAACCGCATTGCGCGCGCCGTCAATGCTGCCGTTGTCCAGAGTGTCGGGAAAAAACCACGTCCAGTCATGGGCAACGACGATCAGCGGCAACGTCGGCGAGACCTTGCGGAACTCCGTGAGCACCGAATCCGTCCAATCCATCTGCGCTTCACGAAATGCCCAGCGGTCGGTGCGGTACAGCGCGAGCAGCGCGCACTGCCTTCGCGAACCCGATCCGATCGTCAGCAGGTAGTCGCCATAGGGAGAAAACGGGAACGGCCGCCCGATATCCGGAATGGTCTGCACCCGTATCCGCATGTCTTCCAGATAAAAAGCCTGATAGAGCTGCACTCCGAGGTCGTTGGTTCCCTCGAAGGTATAGCGCCCGCCCTTGGTGGTGTCCACCGCCGCGGCGATCTCGGGATCGAGAAAATATTGTTCGTCATGCCCGCCCGGAACGACGAATACGGCCGGGCCGGGTCCCTGCGGCCACAGCGTCAGCGGATTACTCTTCGTGGCAAACTCGGCCCGGTAATCTGCGAGCACGGCTTCCGGCGTCCCCAGCGAGTCGTAGTCGTACTTGAGGACGTCACCGTTAATGACGAACAGCCGGCAATGGGCGGCATTGGCTTGCCGCAAGACCTCCCGATGAACCGGATTACTGCCCCGGTTATCGCCGTAGATGCAGATGCGGAGCGGTTCACCGGCCTGAACCGAGAAGACCGTCCCGATCAGCAGAAGAGCGATTCCAGAAAGAACGAACCTCAGACGACCTCCACGGCCATTGCAGTTGCCTCACCGCCGCCGTTGCAGATGGCAACGACTCCCCGCTTGCCGCCGGTGAGTTTGAGGGCGGTCAGCAGCGTCACCAAAATCCGGCAGCCCGACGCGCCGATGGGATGTCCCAGCGCCACCGCGCCACCGAGCACGTTCACTTTCTTCGGATCGAGTTCGATCAGCGCGATATTGGCCAGTGCCACGACCGCGAAGGCTTCGTTGATCTCCCACAGATCCACGTCGTTCGTACTCCAGCCGATCCGTTTCAGGAGCCTTTCGACCGCTCCCGCCGGAGCCGTGGTGAACCATTGGGGATACTGGCTGAACGTCGTGTAGCCGACGATGCGGCCAAGCGGTTTCAAACCACGTCGCTTCGCTTCCTCGAACGACATGACCGTCACCGCGGCCGCGCCGTCGTTGATCTTGGAGGCGTTGGCGGCCGTCACCGTTCCCGCCTTGTCGAAAGCCGGCTTGAGGGCCGGCAGCTTGGCGAAGTCCACCTTGCCCGGTTCTTCATCCTGATCCACCGTCACTTCGCCCTTGCGGCTCTTGATGATGACGGGAATGATCTCATCCTTGAACTTGCCGCTCTTCTGCGACTCAATTGCCCGGCGGTAGGATTCGGCGGCAAACTCATCCTGGGCGGCGCGTTCGATCTTCTTCTCACGGGCGCAAAGCTCGGCGCACATGCCCATGTGCTGATCGTTGTACGGATCCCACAGACCGTCCTTGACCATTCCGTCAATGAGAACTCCGTTGCCGAGGCGGTAGCCCTTGCGCGCTGCGTCGAGATAGTAGGGAGCCTGCGACATGTTTTCCATGCCGCCGGCGATCATGATCTTGGCTTCGCCGAGCAGAATCGGTTGTGCGGCGGACATCACGGCCCGCAGTCCCGAAGAACAGACTTTATTCACCGTCCACGCCGAGACTGAGGGCGGTACTCCGGCAAAGATCGCCGCCTGACGGGCCGGGGCCTGACCGGCGTTGCCCTGCAGGATCATGCCCATCAGAACCTCATCCACTTCCCCCGGTTCTATGGCGGAGCGCGTGAGATTCTCTTTGATTACATGAGCACCCAAAGCGGCCGCCGACACATCAGCGAGCACGCCGTTGAAAGATCCGATGGGAGTTCGGACCGCGGAAGTAATAACGGGAGTGTTGGGATTCATGGAGTCTTCATCCTGCTATTGATGTACTTTGTCTTCATCTCAGAGAATCACACGTCCACGGACGTCAGCCGGAAACCGCCGCCGGTGGTGCGATTCAGATAGCCGGCCCGCAATTTCGGCGCGTGGACGAACATCAACAAGTAGTTCTGATCGGCCGCTTCGCCGAGGATCCGCTCCTTCGCCGCGCGAAGCTCGTCCGCATTCACGTCATAGGACAAGCCGCAATCCAGCGGCAGTTGGGTGGCGGTCGGAACGAGATCGCTCAGGAATGCGGCCCGGACGCGCGGGGGATCGCCGATGAGCACGACCTGATGTCCCGCAGTGTGTCCGCCCGTCCAGCGCACCTCGAATCCGGGAAGAATTTCCGCTTCTCCGTCCACGAGTTCCAGTTGCCCGCGCCGTGCGAGCGGCTCGAAATCGTCCGCGATATAGCCGTCGTCACTCCTACGCGCCGCCTCCAGCTCCCTCCGCTGCACGAAATAGCGGGCGTTTGGAAACGTCGGTACGATCTCCCCCTCCGCTCCGATTCGCGTGGCCGCTCCCGCATGATCCCAGTGAAGATGGGTGAGGATCACGGTATCCACGTCTTCCCGCAGCACGCCAAGCTCAGCAATCGTCGGCAGGAAACGGCGCGGCCACTCCATTCGATATTGAGCGACCAAGTCCTCGCGCAGCTTGTCCCCCGTCCCGGGGTCTATGACGACGCAGCGGCCCGCCCCGCGAACCAGCAGTGAATTGAATCCGACTCGGATCCGCCGTTTGCCCCGCACCCGCACACCCGGCTTGTGTTCGCGTTCGGCACAGTGTCTCACAAACGTATCGGCTTCATCCTCGAACGAGCCGTCGCCGATCAGATCCAGACGATACGCACCGAGTTCGATCATCCCGTCAGTGCGCGCATTCCTGAAGAACGGTGCGCGCGATCACCAACCGCTGAATCTCGGACGTGCCTTCGCCGATCTCGCAGATCTTGTTGTCGCGGAACATGCGCTCGACGGGATAGTCGCGCATGTACCCATAGCCGCCGAAGAGCTGAATGGCTTGCGAAGTGACGCGCGAAGCCATTTCGCTGGCGTAGAGTTTGGCCATGGCCGCTTCGCGCATGAATGGCTCGTCCGCGTCTTTCTTGCGCGCGGCGTCGAAAACAAGATGACGCGCCGCCGCGATTTCCGTGCACATGTCGGCCAGCTTGAACTGCGTGGCTTGAAACGAGGAGATCGGCTTTCCGAACGCCTTCCGCTCGTTGACGTAGGCGACGGTGGCTTCGTAGGCGCCCTCCGCCAGACCCAGCGACATCGCCGCTATGGAAATTCGCCCGCCGTCCAGCACCGTGAGCATCTGCCGGAATCCTTCGCCGCGGTTCCCGAGCAGATTCTCCTTGGGGATCTTCACGTCGGTGAAATGCAGAACCACCGTGTTGGAACCGCGTACGCCCAGTTTGTGTTCGTGCTTCCCGACGGAGAATCCCTCCATTCCCTTCTCCAGGACGAAGCAACTGATGCCTTTCGTGCCCTTGCCTTTCTCGGTAAGCGCGCTGATGGTGATGAAATTGGCATAGGCTCCGTTGGTGCAGAAAACCTTGTTCCCGTTGAGCAGAAAATGATCGTCCATTTCCACCGCGCTGGTCTGCGTCGCGCCCGCGTCGCTTCCGGCCTGCGATTCCGTCAGACCGAACGCCCCGAGAGTCTTTCCGCTGCAGAGGTCGGGCATGTATTTCTTCTTCTGCCGCTCCGAGCCGAACAGCGCAATGGGCCCGATGCCGAGCGAGATATGAGCCGCCAGCGTGATCGCCGTACTTCCGCACACCTTGGCGATCTCCTCGACGGCGATCGCGTAGGATACGTAATCCATTCCCGCTCCGCCGTACTCGTCGGAGTAGGGAATACCCATCAGTCCGAGCTCTCCCATCTCGGCAACGATATCCTCGGGGAAAGTCTCGTTTTCGTCAATCTCGGCGGCGACCGGCTTGATCCGCGTCTGTGCGAAGTCCCGGACCATGTCGCGGAGCATCTTCTGTTCTTCAGTGAGCTGCATACCCAGATCCGCCCTTGTCTTTGTGAGACGCTTGCGCGCTATTCTTCGGGAAGGTCGTCGAGGATGTTGTCGCCCGCGCCTTCAATCCGGCGGCGACGTTTCTTCATGTCCTCGATCAGAGCGTTGTATTCCTGCTGCGAAAGGTCGTAGTCGGCAAGGAAGCGCTCCAGATTGTCGCGGACTTTCTGTAGCCGCGGACTCAACATGCCGGGCGACGCTTTCTTCTTGTCGGTCATCGGGGGATTTCTCCGGAAAGCTGGTTAACAAGATCGTTCAAATAACTGCGCGACGCCGCCGCGTCGGCTGCGGACACCTCGAGCGTGACGCTCACCTCGCCTCCGTGACGGGCCAGCGGGTAGAGAATGGCTCGAAAATCCACCACGCCGGTGCCCAGCCCGAGATGCAGGTCGCTCTGGCCGTCGTTGTCCGAGCAGTGAACGTGGCAGATGCGATCGGCGAAGCGATGCGACCATTCGCGCGGGTCCACCGTCCCGTAGCACGTCGCATGGCCCGTGTCGAGGCACATGCCGAGTGCGGGACTCGGGAACCTCTCGAAAATATCTTCGAAAAGAGTCAGATCGGTCTCGTAAGTGTTTTCCAGAGCCAGCCGGACTTCCAGTTCTGACGCTCGAATTAAGAGCCTTTCGAGACCCACTGAGAATCCGTCCAGCCATTTCGCGCGAGCCTTGGGAGAATACTGCGGAAGAAAGCCCGTATGAAACACCAAATGCGGCGAACGGAACGCCCGCGCCGCTTCCAGTGCGGCCAGCAGCACTTCTTGCGAATACACGCGGATGTGCGCGTCTTTCGAAGCAAGGTTCAGACTATGGAACGGGCCGTGGGCGGAGATCTCGACTCCCGCATCGGCCGCAGCGTCCGCCAAATCGAGCAAACGCTCCCACCGTACCTGCGGCCAAAGATCGGCGGGATTCTCGAACAGCACCTCGACTCCCAAACCGAGCTCGGCAATCTCATGAAGGTAGGTGGAAACGTGGGACTGCTCGCAATAAATGTAGCGCGGAGAAAACACGATTCGCTAAGCCTCCGCCTCGATGGATGCGATCACCGCACCGGCATCCACCGTCTCGCCGACGGTAGCGGTAATGTTCGCCACGACTCCGGCCTTCGGCGCGCGCAGTGAATGTTCCATTTTCATCGCCTCCACCACTGCCACCACCTGTCCCTGTTCTACCGTCTCACCTTCTCCGACGAACAACTTGACCAGTAATCCCGGCATCGGCGCGCGAACTTCGTTGCCGGCGTCGGCCCGGTGAGCGGTGTCGGCTTCATCTTCTCCGGGAACTCGAAACTCGAACGTTCGTCCGTCGAGCCAGACCCAGATTTGATCCCGGTGTCGGGTCGCCCGCGCCAGCCGTCGTCCCTGCGAATTGAGAATCACGAACCGGCCCGCCTCAAGCTCCTGCACCAACATTTCGTGGCGTTGATCCTTGAGAACAACCGCGCTTCCGTCACCGCTGATGTCCAAGTGAAAGGCGATTTTCTCTTCACCATGCATGAATTCGCGGATCATGGCCGCTGTTCTCCTTCCGCGATGCGCCATGCTCCCAGAGTCAGCCACGGCGACGGAATTCCCTGCTTCGCGTTTCCGTTCCCCGTTCGCGTGCCGACGGCGGAAGCCCGCGTGGCCGCCAGCAGCGCCGCCGCCAGATCACATTCCGAAGGCTCAATCGGTTTCCAGTCTGGCATATGATCGTCGAGGAAATGCGTGCTCAGATCGCCCGCCATGAATTTGGGATGAGCCAGAATATCCCGCAGAATTTCTATCGGCGTCGCCACTCCCAAAATGACGTAATGGGTGAGTGCCTGATTCATCTTGCGAATCGCATTCTCGCGCGTATCGGCATACGAAATCACTTTCGAGAGGATCGGATCGTAGTACACCGAAACCTCGCTTCCGGCGCGGATTCCCGAATCCACGCGCACGCCGGGAATGTGCGGCTCTTCGAGAACGTGAATCTTGCCCGACGAAGGCAGGAAACCGGCCTTCGGGTCTTCCGCGTAGATGCGGCATTCGATGGCGTGACCGCGAAACGTGATTTCATTCTGCGACTTGGGAAGCGGTTCGCCGCAAGCGATGTGCAGTTGCCATTCCACGAGGTCTTCACCCGTGCGAAACTCCGTCACCGGATGCTCCACCTGCAACCGCGCGTTCACTTCGAGAAAATAAAACTGTCCGCGATCGAACAAAAACTCGACGGTGCCCGCGTTACGGTACCCGGCCGCCTGCACCACGCGCAGCGCCGCGTCCCCCATTTTCTGCCGCAGCTCCGGTGTGACCACCACCGACGGCGATTCCTCGATGATCTTCTGATGCCGCCGCTGAATCGAACACTCGCGCTCACCAAGGTGCACCGCGTTTCCGTGATTGTCGCAGAACACCTGAAACTCGATGTGACGGGGGCGAGTGAGATATTTTTCGAGATAGATGGTCGCGTCACCGAAAGCCGATTTCGCCTCGCGAGCCGCGCCTTCGAGAGCCATCGGCAGATCGGCCGCGCGATGAACGACGCGCATTCCCTTGCCGCCGCCGCCCGCCGCCGCCTTGACCAACACTGGCCAGCCGATTTTCTCCGCCATTTTCCCAACCGCCACCGGATCGGGCTCGTCAAACGTCGCACCCGGCGTCACCGGAACATTGTGCTCCTGTGCCAGTACCCGCGACTCAATCTTGTTTCCGAGCAGACGCATGGCCGACGGTGGCGGGCCGATGAACACGAGTCCCGCCTTCTCCACCGCCTCTGAAAAATCGGGATTCTCCGACAGAAAACCGTAGCCGGGATGAATCGCTTCGCAGTTCGTCTCGTGCGCGGCCGCGATGATGCGCGGAATATTCAGATAGCTTTCCCCCGGCGGTGGCGCACCGATGCAGACCGCCTCTTCGGCCAGCTCAACGTGGCGCGCGTCGCGATCCACCTCGCTGTATACCGCGACCGTGCGAATCCCCATTTCGCGGGCGGTTCGCATGACGCGGACGGCGATCTCGCCGCGATTCGCTATGAGAATCTTCTTAAACATTTTGCAGGAGTACTACTTCGTCCATCCCGGCTTGCGCTTTTCCAGAAACGCCGCCATTCCTTCCTGTCCCTCATCGGAAATCCGCCGCGTGGCGATATGCCGGGCCGTCACGTCACGGGCTTCGTCCAAAGACAGGAGCGGTACCTCCTCGAGAAGTCGTTTCGTCACGCCCACAGCTTCCGGTCCGCATCGCAGGAGTGACGCCGCGATCTCGTCCACCGCCGCATCCATCCGCTCCGACGCGACAACGCAATTGGCCAGACCGATTTCCAGAGCGCGCGCCGCCGAAATCCGGTCGCCCGTCAGGAACAGTTCGCGCGCGCGGCCCACGCCGATCTTGCGAATGACAAACGGCGAGATCGTGGCGGGAACGAGTCCAATGCGCACCTCGCTGAACGAGAGGATCGCATCCTCCGCCATCACCACGAAATCCGCGCAGGCCACCAGTCCCGCTCCTCCGCCGAACGCTCCCCCCTGCACACGCGCGATCGTCGGCTGCGGAAAATCATAAAGCGCGCGGAACATATCGAACAGACGATGCGCGTCGGCCACGTTCTCCTCGAAGCTCGCGTCCTTTTGCGCGCTCATCCAATGGAAATCCGCTCCCGCGCAGAACGTCTCCCCTTCCGCCGCCAAAACCAGCACTCGCAACTCGGATTCCTCAGCCAATTCTCCGAGAGCGTACGAAAGCTCAGTGATGACCTCCGCATTGAACGCGTTGCGGACGTCGGATCGCGCAAGCGTAATCCGGCGCAGATGCGGTGGTCCGCCAATCTTCAGAAAACGGTAGCTCATGATCTATCGCGCCAGTGCCGCTTTG
It includes:
- a CDS encoding 3-hydroxybutyryl-CoA dehydrogenase, encoding MEIKTVAVIGGGTMGNGIAHVCAQNGLTVHLIEVADAFLKKALTAIEKNLGRQVEKGKLTEEVKKATLGRIHGSLALSDAAQSDLVIEAVIEDLDTKLKLLAELDKIAKPGVIIASNTSTISITRIASATGRPDKVIGMHFMNPVPMMALVEVIRGLGTSDETHAAVIELAKALGKTPITVNDYPGFVANRVLMPMINEAVYCLMEGVADADAIDGVMKLGMAHPMGPLTLADLIGLDVCLAIMEVLHRDLGDSKYRPCPLLKKYVAAGYLGRKSGRGFYNYAK
- a CDS encoding thiolase family protein, translating into MNPNTPVITSAVRTPIGSFNGVLADVSAAALGAHVIKENLTRSAIEPGEVDEVLMGMILQGNAGQAPARQAAIFAGVPPSVSAWTVNKVCSSGLRAVMSAAQPILLGEAKIMIAGGMENMSQAPYYLDAARKGYRLGNGVLIDGMVKDGLWDPYNDQHMGMCAELCAREKKIERAAQDEFAAESYRRAIESQKSGKFKDEIIPVIIKSRKGEVTVDQDEEPGKVDFAKLPALKPAFDKAGTVTAANASKINDGAAAVTVMSFEEAKRRGLKPLGRIVGYTTFSQYPQWFTTAPAGAVERLLKRIGWSTNDVDLWEINEAFAVVALANIALIELDPKKVNVLGGAVALGHPIGASGCRILVTLLTALKLTGGKRGVVAICNGGGEATAMAVEVV
- a CDS encoding MBL fold metallo-hydrolase, with product MIELGAYRLDLIGDGSFEDEADTFVRHCAEREHKPGVRVRGKRRIRVGFNSLLVRGAGRCVVIDPGTGDKLREDLVAQYRMEWPRRFLPTIAELGVLREDVDTVILTHLHWDHAGAATRIGAEGEIVPTFPNARYFVQRRELEAARRSDDGYIADDFEPLARRGQLELVDGEAEILPGFEVRWTGGHTAGHQVVLIGDPPRVRAAFLSDLVPTATQLPLDCGLSYDVNADELRAAKERILGEAADQNYLLMFVHAPKLRAGYLNRTTGGGFRLTSVDV
- a CDS encoding acyl-CoA dehydrogenase; the protein is MGMQLTEEQKMLRDMVRDFAQTRIKPVAAEIDENETFPEDIVAEMGELGLMGIPYSDEYGGAGMDYVSYAIAVEEIAKVCGSTAITLAAHISLGIGPIALFGSERQKKKYMPDLCSGKTLGAFGLTESQAGSDAGATQTSAVEMDDHFLLNGNKVFCTNGAYANFITISALTEKGKGTKGISCFVLEKGMEGFSVGKHEHKLGVRGSNTVVLHFTDVKIPKENLLGNRGEGFRQMLTVLDGGRISIAAMSLGLAEGAYEATVAYVNERKAFGKPISSFQATQFKLADMCTEIAAARHLVFDAARKKDADEPFMREAAMAKLYASEMASRVTSQAIQLFGGYGYMRDYPVERMFRDNKICEIGEGTSEIQRLVIARTVLQECAH
- a CDS encoding sugar phosphate isomerase/epimerase; the encoded protein is MFSPRYIYCEQSHVSTYLHEIAELGLGVEVLFENPADLWPQVRWERLLDLADAAADAGVEISAHGPFHSLNLASKDAHIRVYSQEVLLAALEAARAFRSPHLVFHTGFLPQYSPKARAKWLDGFSVGLERLLIRASELEVRLALENTYETDLTLFEDIFERFPSPALGMCLDTGHATCYGTVDPREWSHRFADRICHVHCSDNDGQSDLHLGLGTGVVDFRAILYPLARHGGEVSVTLEVSAADAAASRSYLNDLVNQLSGEIPR
- a CDS encoding acetyl-CoA carboxylase biotin carboxylase subunit; this translates as MFKKILIANRGEIAVRVMRTAREMGIRTVAVYSEVDRDARHVELAEEAVCIGAPPPGESYLNIPRIIAAAHETNCEAIHPGYGFLSENPDFSEAVEKAGLVFIGPPPSAMRLLGNKIESRVLAQEHNVPVTPGATFDEPDPVAVGKMAEKIGWPVLVKAAAGGGGKGMRVVHRAADLPMALEGAAREAKSAFGDATIYLEKYLTRPRHIEFQVFCDNHGNAVHLGERECSIQRRHQKIIEESPSVVVTPELRQKMGDAALRVVQAAGYRNAGTVEFLFDRGQFYFLEVNARLQVEHPVTEFRTGEDLVEWQLHIACGEPLPKSQNEITFRGHAIECRIYAEDPKAGFLPSSGKIHVLEEPHIPGVRVDSGIRAGSEVSVYYDPILSKVISYADTRENAIRKMNQALTHYVILGVATPIEILRDILAHPKFMAGDLSTHFLDDHMPDWKPIEPSECDLAAALLAATRASAVGTRTGNGNAKQGIPSPWLTLGAWRIAEGEQRP
- a CDS encoding enoyl-CoA hydratase/isomerase family protein; translation: MSYRFLKIGGPPHLRRITLARSDVRNAFNAEVITELSYALGELAEESELRVLVLAAEGETFCAGADFHWMSAQKDASFEENVADAHRLFDMFRALYDFPQPTIARVQGGAFGGGAGLVACADFVVMAEDAILSFSEVRIGLVPATISPFVIRKIGVGRARELFLTGDRISAARALEIGLANCVVASERMDAAVDEIAASLLRCGPEAVGVTKRLLEEVPLLSLDEARDVTARHIATRRISDEGQEGMAAFLEKRKPGWTK